A genomic region of Ammospiza nelsoni isolate bAmmNel1 chromosome 3, bAmmNel1.pri, whole genome shotgun sequence contains the following coding sequences:
- the LOC132071834 gene encoding L-threonine 3-dehydrogenase, mitochondrial-like, whose protein sequence is MPVIRNLGRAASQLLQSSGCGCGVSLVPVRAIGVSPRQVASDASFHSVTFSESDHPRVLITGGLGQLGVGLAKLLRKRFGKNNVILSDIRKPADNVFYSGPFIFADILDYKNLREIVVNNRITWLFHYSALLSAVGEANVPLARAVNITGLHNVLDIAAEHNLRLFVPSTIGAFGPTSPRDPTPDLCIQRPRTIYGVSKVHAELMGEYYHYRYGLDFRCLRYPGIISADSQPGGGTTDYAVKIFHDAIKTGKFKCYLRPDTRLPMMYIDDCLKATLEIMEAPAEALTMRTYNISAMSFTPEELAQEVQKYVPELQMTYNVDQVRQAIADSWPMNFDDSNARRDWGWKHDYDLPELVTTMFSYLGSDSRVAQAN, encoded by the exons ATGCCAGTCATCAGGaacctgggcagagctgccagccagctgctgcagagctctggctgtggctgtggggtgtCCCTGGTGCCTGTCAGGGCCATTGGGGTGTCCCCACGCCAGGTGGCCTCTGACGCCAGCTTCCACTCGGTGACGTTCTCCGAGTCGGACCATCCCCGGGTGTTAATCACAG GTGGTCTTGGCCAGCTCGGGGTGGGACTTGCAAAGCTGCTGAG GAAACGCTTTGGAAAGAACAATGTGATCTTGTCTGACATTAGAAAGCCTGCAGATAATGTTTTTTATAGTG GTCCTTTCATCTTCGCGGATATCTTGGACTACAAGAACCTGCGGGAGATCGTGGTGAACAATCGCATCACGTGGCTCTTCCACTACAGCGCCCTGCTCAGCGCCGTGGGAGAGGCCAACGTGCCCTTGGCCAGGGCTGTCAACATCACTG gttTACACAATGTTCTGGATATTGCAGCTGAGCATAATTTGAGGCTCTTTGTTCCAAGCACCATTGGAGCCTTTGGACCCACCTCTCCTCGAGATCCAACTCCTGATCTCTGCATTCAGAGGCCAAGGACAATCTATGGAGTTTCCAAGGTCCACGCTGAGCTCATGGGAGAA tACTACCACTACCGCTATGGCCTGGACTTCCGCTGCCTCAGGTATCCAGGGATTATCTCTGCTGATTCCCAGCCTGGGGGGGGAACAACTG aTTATGCTGTCAAGATTTTCCATGATGCCATAAAAACTGGCAAATTCAAGTGTTACCTGAGGCCGGACACCCGGCTGCCCATGATGTACATCGACGACTGCCTGAAGGCCACACTGGAGATCATGGAGGCCCCTGCAGAAGCCCTGACCATGAGGACCTACAACATCAGTGCCATGAGCTTCACTCCTGAGGAGCTGGCCCAGGAGGTGCAGAAGtatgtccctgagctccagatGACCTACAACGTGGATCAAGTCAGGCAGGCCATAG ctgaCAGCTGGCCCATGAACTTCGACGACAGCAACGCCCGCAGGGACTGGGGTTGGAAACATGACTATGACCTCCCTGAGCTGGTGACCACCATGTTTAGCTACCTTGGGTCTGACTCTAGGGTTGCCCAAGCTAACTGA